The following are encoded together in the bacterium genome:
- a CDS encoding PKD domain-containing protein — MQRFVRLIILFLSSAVTVFGSINVDDIVIIPRHTFDMQGYSGTVGVSNFDGKVHVAWVKSGKLKYTVRNDEGEWTEPEIIDLGNIYINAVEYNFYNIPNSKRCVGIFIDKYDTTHIAFADKYGSLYYMTGKPGNWNEPKKIVSGWHNTIYPDIIVKDGDVFIIYEDAEDHEMFFISRLKGVWQPVRNMGPGMHGTLSLGSNGMLYFAYRFWDGKDKKYNVVFAYMVPYYKDWTYVGKIHPSSTNPLPQLTDAEKRVEHGPYMIAANGSIYLAWPHRTPGVDSPSPKKCELFCAAAKEPGLKWDLKYGSDRTLFYTDTSAPFPRVEAYSDSTILYLNSRRTGPYFLINQHGKWSKTRTTRPIDLWTWGISQVASDGKTIWILSNLYKGLSGSVDITGLTNPEASQFNWKNNDPVINTNPDTIAVAGQKWIYSCRASDADGDNLTYSLIFAPDSMKINRNTGDIEWNVRSNSDPVSLIGIKVDDGKGGHDAQYFRIRISPPDAGFTAEPRSGYAPLHVQFTDISGGTIKQWLWNFGDDATSSEQNPVHIYQNPGTYSVSLCVSSESGSSTAERQSFITVITPPPAADFTADPVSGLKPLEVFF; from the coding sequence ATGCAAAGATTTGTAAGATTAATTATATTATTTTTATCAAGTGCTGTAACTGTTTTCGGTTCTATTAATGTAGATGATATTGTTATCATACCGAGGCATACATTTGATATGCAAGGATACAGCGGTACAGTTGGTGTTAGTAATTTTGATGGGAAAGTCCATGTTGCATGGGTAAAATCGGGAAAACTTAAATATACTGTCAGGAATGATGAAGGTGAATGGACAGAGCCGGAAATTATCGACCTTGGTAACATTTATATCAATGCAGTTGAGTATAATTTTTATAATATACCTAATTCAAAAAGGTGTGTTGGAATTTTTATTGATAAATATGATACTACTCACATAGCTTTTGCAGATAAATATGGAAGCCTTTACTATATGACCGGTAAACCGGGTAACTGGAATGAACCGAAAAAAATTGTTTCGGGATGGCATAACACTATTTATCCTGATATTATTGTCAAAGACGGAGATGTATTTATTATTTATGAAGATGCCGAAGATCATGAAATGTTTTTTATAAGCAGACTCAAAGGAGTATGGCAGCCTGTTCGAAATATGGGGCCTGGTATGCATGGCACATTGAGCCTTGGAAGTAATGGCATGCTTTATTTCGCATATAGGTTCTGGGACGGCAAAGATAAAAAATACAATGTTGTTTTTGCATATATGGTTCCATATTATAAAGATTGGACGTATGTAGGTAAAATTCATCCGTCCAGCACAAATCCGTTGCCTCAACTTACAGATGCAGAAAAGCGTGTAGAGCATGGTCCGTATATGATAGCAGCAAATGGTTCTATATATCTGGCATGGCCTCATAGAACTCCTGGCGTTGATTCACCGTCACCTAAAAAATGTGAACTTTTTTGCGCTGCTGCCAAGGAACCGGGGTTGAAATGGGATTTAAAATATGGAAGCGACCGTACACTTTTTTATACAGATACAAGTGCTCCTTTTCCAAGAGTTGAAGCATATTCCGATAGTACAATCCTTTATCTGAACAGCAGAAGAACAGGCCCGTATTTTTTGATAAACCAGCATGGCAAATGGAGTAAAACAAGAACTACCAGGCCCATAGATTTGTGGACATGGGGAATCTCTCAGGTTGCCAGTGACGGGAAGACTATCTGGATTCTTTCAAATTTATACAAAGGGTTAAGCGGCTCTGTCGATATTACCGGTTTGACAAATCCCGAAGCTTCACAGTTTAATTGGAAAAATAATGACCCTGTAATTAATACGAATCCTGATACTATTGCTGTTGCCGGGCAAAAATGGATATATTCGTGCAGAGCTTCGGATGCTGATGGAGACAATTTAACGTATTCTCTTATTTTTGCTCCTGATAGTATGAAAATAAACAGAAATACAGGAGATATTGAATGGAATGTGAGGAGTAATTCTGATCCTGTTTCACTAATAGGCATAAAAGTTGACGATGGCAAGGGGGGACATGATGCACAATATTTTCGTATAAGAATCAGCCCTCCTGATGCCGGGTTTACAGCAGAACCACGTTCCGGCTATGCTCCGCTGCATGTACAATTTACGGATATATCAGGCGGAACAATAAAACAATGGCTATGGAACTTTGGTGATGACGCAACAAGTTCAGAGCAGAATCCCGTGCACATTTATCAAAATCCCGGAACTTATTCCGTAAGTCTGTGTGTGTCAAGTGAAAGTGGTTCCAGTACAGCTGAAAGGCAGTCTTTCATAACCGTAATTACACCTCCACCTGCTGCTGATTTTACTGCCGACCCTGTCAGCGGCCTGAAACCATTAGAAGTGTTTTTT